A single Gemmatimonadota bacterium DNA region contains:
- a CDS encoding aminotransferase class I/II-fold pyridoxal phosphate-dependent enzyme yields MTAAPVHYLDAISLGKIVQIREQLLKAQATGMRVFRFESGDPSFSVATPVLDAVDAAARAGKTHYIPNNGIPQLRDALAAKVRNRNHLAGVTSDDVFVTNGAMHALFVTFGALLVPGDEVIVPDPMWTEVVENIRMAGGVPVGVELSAADDFEYRTDRIEAAITPRTRAIFINTPHNPTGAVLSVERLKEIVELARANNLWIVSDEAYEDVLYDPWTHVSIGSLAGDYADRVISIFSFSKSHAMSGLRVGYIVTRSPLMHDRIPKLLRCSINGVNSLAQWAALAAVNGPEDHLQAMRSEYAIRRDIMLGALSGIPGVRAFAARGAFYAWVELDESAYERLGVPDAAALSDRLAASGIGSAPGDAFGETCAGAIRFAFSCDTAMVREGSVLLRAALSEGIA; encoded by the coding sequence ATGACCGCCGCGCCAGTTCACTACCTCGACGCGATCTCGCTCGGGAAGATCGTCCAGATCCGGGAGCAGCTGCTCAAGGCCCAGGCGACCGGCATGCGGGTGTTTCGCTTCGAGTCGGGCGACCCCAGCTTCAGCGTCGCCACTCCAGTGCTCGACGCGGTCGATGCCGCAGCGCGCGCCGGAAAGACGCACTACATCCCGAACAACGGAATCCCGCAGCTTCGCGACGCGCTCGCGGCCAAGGTGCGCAACCGCAATCACCTCGCTGGCGTGACGAGCGACGACGTTTTCGTCACGAATGGCGCGATGCACGCGCTCTTCGTCACGTTTGGCGCCCTGCTCGTTCCTGGCGACGAGGTGATAGTTCCGGATCCCATGTGGACGGAGGTTGTCGAGAACATACGGATGGCGGGCGGCGTCCCCGTCGGCGTCGAGCTCAGCGCCGCCGACGATTTCGAGTACCGTACCGATCGGATCGAGGCCGCAATCACGCCGCGTACGCGCGCAATCTTCATCAACACGCCGCACAACCCGACGGGTGCCGTCCTTTCGGTCGAGCGGTTGAAGGAAATCGTGGAACTTGCCCGCGCCAACAACCTGTGGATCGTCTCCGACGAAGCCTACGAGGACGTGCTCTACGACCCGTGGACCCACGTCTCCATCGGATCGCTCGCAGGTGATTACGCCGATCGTGTCATCAGCATCTTTTCGTTCTCCAAATCACACGCGATGAGCGGCTTGCGGGTCGGCTATATCGTGACACGGTCCCCGTTGATGCACGACCGAATTCCCAAGCTGCTCCGGTGCAGCATCAACGGTGTCAACAGTCTTGCACAATGGGCCGCGCTTGCGGCGGTGAACGGGCCTGAAGATCACCTGCAGGCAATGCGCAGCGAGTACGCGATACGCCGCGACATCATGCTTGGCGCGCTGTCCGGCATTCCCGGTGTCCGCGCCTTCGCGGCACGCGGTGCGTTCTACGCATGGGTCGAGCTCGACGAGTCCGCATACGAGCGCCTTGGCGTGCCCGACGCGGCGGCTTTGTCCGATCGGCTTGCAGCATCTGGAATCGGAAGCGCGCCCGGTGACGCATTCGGCGAGACGTGCGCCGGTGCGATCCGTTTCGCGTTCAGCTGCGACACGGCGATGGTACGCGAGGGAAGCGTCCTGCTTCGCGCCGCACTTTCCGAGGGGATTGCGTGA
- a CDS encoding nitrilase-related carbon-nitrogen hydrolase, with product MKSTAAPLRVALGEYDIGWQETAASLDRASAIVAAAARSGTRLVVLPEMCTTGFTMDADFAESLEGESVTQLSNMASQSNVWLLAGVATRDPDPLTRTAKNSALMFSPDGALAAVYHKQRLFAYANEQRSYMGGDQPVVMDVDGVRVSPFICYDLRFPELFRAVAAETDLIVVIASWPAARRAHWDALLQARAIENQCYVIGVNRIGVGDSIVYDGGSAAYDPWGIPLDRSIVPGTADIASVSVSPGEVGRVRGAYPFLADRR from the coding sequence GTGAAGTCAACCGCTGCGCCGCTGCGCGTTGCGCTCGGCGAGTACGACATCGGATGGCAGGAGACGGCTGCATCACTCGATCGCGCCTCTGCCATCGTCGCCGCCGCGGCGAGGAGCGGCACCCGTCTCGTCGTGCTGCCGGAGATGTGTACTACCGGCTTCACCATGGATGCCGATTTTGCAGAGTCGCTGGAGGGAGAGAGCGTCACGCAGCTCTCGAACATGGCGTCCCAATCCAATGTATGGCTCCTTGCCGGCGTCGCGACGCGAGACCCGGATCCCCTCACACGCACTGCAAAAAACTCGGCTTTGATGTTCTCACCCGACGGTGCCCTCGCCGCCGTGTACCACAAGCAGCGACTATTCGCGTACGCGAACGAGCAACGCTCCTACATGGGGGGCGATCAACCTGTCGTCATGGATGTGGATGGAGTTCGCGTGAGCCCGTTCATCTGCTACGACCTGCGCTTTCCCGAGCTGTTTCGCGCCGTCGCGGCGGAGACGGATCTGATCGTCGTCATTGCGAGCTGGCCGGCGGCTCGCCGGGCGCATTGGGACGCGCTGTTGCAGGCCCGTGCGATCGAGAACCAGTGCTACGTCATCGGTGTGAATCGAATCGGCGTCGGTGATTCCATCGTGTACGACGGCGGCTCGGCGGCATACGACCCGTGGGGGATCCCGCTGGACCGATCCATTGTTCCTGGTACGGCTGACATCGCGTCCGTGTCGGTTTCACCCGGAGAGGTTGGACGGGTCAGAGGGGCGTATCCCTTCCTGGCCGATCGCCGTTAA
- a CDS encoding SDR family oxidoreductase, with protein sequence MVNSNERGILDLAGRRALVTGASRGIGAATARLLAAAGADVMIGYRSRHDDASAVAADAAAFGVRAAVHAADVATAEGAHQLVQATIRELGGLDIFIGNAGIWPEEEVPLSSMDAARWHRTMRENLDSIFFTSAAVARSITDGGRIVLISSTAGQRGEAYHADYAATKGAVISITKSLAVELAPRDVTVNCVAPGWVDTEMVAGAIAGHGIARISDGIPLGRIATPADIAGPVAFLCSPLARHITGEIVNVNGGSVLCG encoded by the coding sequence ATGGTCAATAGCAACGAACGTGGCATCCTCGATCTGGCGGGCCGGCGCGCACTTGTCACCGGTGCATCGCGCGGAATAGGGGCCGCGACAGCACGACTGTTAGCCGCGGCAGGCGCGGACGTCATGATTGGTTACCGCAGCCGGCACGACGACGCCAGCGCTGTGGCTGCGGATGCTGCCGCCTTCGGCGTTCGTGCCGCGGTGCATGCGGCCGACGTGGCGACGGCGGAAGGCGCACACCAGCTCGTCCAGGCGACCATACGCGAGCTCGGCGGTCTGGATATTTTCATCGGCAACGCAGGGATCTGGCCGGAGGAAGAGGTGCCGCTCAGCAGCATGGACGCCGCGCGCTGGCATCGGACGATGCGCGAAAACCTCGATTCGATCTTCTTCACCAGCGCTGCGGTGGCGAGGAGCATCACTGACGGTGGAAGGATCGTGCTCATCTCGAGCACTGCGGGCCAGCGAGGTGAGGCGTATCACGCGGACTACGCCGCAACCAAGGGCGCCGTCATCTCGATCACCAAGTCACTGGCCGTGGAGCTTGCGCCGCGCGACGTTACGGTAAACTGCGTCGCACCGGGATGGGTCGACACCGAGATGGTGGCAGGAGCCATCGCTGGTCACGGGATCGCGCGGATTTCCGATGGCATTCCTCTGGGCAGAATCGCTACGCCGGCCGACATAGCGGGACCCGTCGCCTTCCTGTGCTCCCCGCTCGCACGGCACATCACCGGAGAGATCGTCAACGTCAACGGTGGGAGTGTTCTGTGCGGATGA
- a CDS encoding EAL domain-containing protein: MYERSSITRSTVIVGVCTLGALALLQVADRALLPGLSPWGVRLIPVMVAAIAAATAAYIIRSREHRRAAAESFLRESEAHFRAIAEDVSDAIIASDGDQRIVFWNAPAAQMFGYTEAEVLGQSIGMLVPQERREAHLATLRRIQAGDASGAARTVQLRAMRKDGAIFVIEMALSVRTGAERIVFTAVVRDVTERMHAAQILRQHVATMRAVTEGTSDSVWAKTVDGHYHLINSAGANMFGVPAHVIIGSDDVSIFGESTARLIRARDLDAITAGETVVTDATARDADGVMRQYVTTRTPWRDAEGNIIGLIGVSRDVTEKVRAERALRTSEERYRQLVEQSPEAIIVHRDGALLYINKTGAAMLGAGNADAFIGRSLSSFVHPDSLERLVDALSSRGRGEFSTKPSEYRIITADRGIADVEALSVAVEHNGSPAVQTVLRDVTARRAAESALRDREARLHLVMHQIPAVLWATDRDGHFTSALGAGLNALGIEPEHLIGMHASEHFGSAGETVSGTSAISSALRGDSASFELAWIGRSFVCSVEPLRAASGDIEGALGLAVDITERKVLETQLTYRAFHDPLTGLANRALFRDRVMHALSRIGRGKHVAILFLDLDDFKTINDSLGHGEGDRLLAAVGSRLVGAVRSHDTVARFGGDEFAILLEDLVSAEEALDVVTRVEESLRAPISLRGREVIVTASLGLAHASPGDAADDILRNADVAMYNSKEAGSARHTVFEPRMHAAIVDRLELESDLRGALERNELHLMFQPVVALESGMLQGFEALVRWSHRTRGELAPKQFIQLAEDTGLIVEIGRWVVKTACNELSRWHRLAADGAIGLHEELRMGINISGLQLEQDSFVSDVAAALESSGAPPDRVVLELTEGTLMRRTSETLVRLHALKALGVQLAIDDFGTGYSSLSYLQRFPIDVLKVDKTFVEGIARSGGDGALARTIVALGEMMKVRTLAEGIETQEQCDILAELGCKYGQGYFFAHPMPGSDVAGWAAGHASRCVNRGRRMKGRVA, encoded by the coding sequence ATGTACGAACGATCCTCGATCACCCGATCGACAGTAATCGTAGGTGTCTGCACCCTTGGGGCTCTCGCGCTGCTCCAGGTCGCGGATCGTGCGCTGCTGCCCGGTCTTTCCCCCTGGGGAGTGCGATTGATTCCGGTGATGGTTGCCGCGATCGCCGCGGCTACGGCTGCGTACATCATCCGCAGCCGCGAGCATCGGCGCGCCGCTGCCGAATCATTTCTTCGTGAGTCCGAGGCTCACTTCCGTGCGATCGCCGAGGATGTGTCCGACGCGATCATTGCATCCGACGGTGATCAGCGCATCGTCTTCTGGAACGCGCCGGCAGCGCAGATGTTCGGCTACACCGAAGCCGAGGTGCTGGGTCAGTCGATCGGCATGCTCGTACCGCAGGAGCGGCGTGAGGCGCATCTCGCCACGTTGCGCAGGATCCAGGCTGGTGACGCCAGTGGCGCTGCGCGAACCGTGCAGCTTCGCGCCATGCGCAAGGACGGCGCGATCTTCGTCATCGAAATGGCACTCAGCGTCCGAACTGGCGCGGAGCGGATCGTGTTCACTGCCGTGGTGCGCGATGTCACGGAGCGCATGCACGCAGCGCAGATTCTCCGGCAGCACGTCGCGACGATGCGAGCTGTCACCGAGGGCACTTCCGACTCGGTGTGGGCCAAGACCGTCGACGGACACTACCATCTGATCAACTCCGCGGGCGCCAACATGTTCGGCGTTCCGGCGCACGTCATCATCGGATCGGATGACGTGTCGATCTTCGGTGAAAGTACGGCAAGGTTGATTCGTGCCCGCGATCTGGATGCAATAACAGCCGGCGAGACTGTAGTCACTGACGCCACAGCGAGAGATGCGGATGGCGTGATGCGGCAGTACGTGACGACGCGCACTCCCTGGCGTGACGCCGAAGGCAACATTATTGGATTGATCGGCGTATCCCGCGATGTCACGGAGAAGGTGCGCGCCGAACGTGCGCTGAGGACCAGCGAGGAACGGTACCGTCAACTGGTGGAGCAGTCTCCGGAGGCCATAATAGTCCATCGCGACGGCGCTCTCCTCTACATCAACAAGACCGGTGCGGCGATGCTGGGTGCCGGGAATGCTGATGCATTTATTGGGCGCTCGCTTTCATCCTTCGTGCATCCCGACTCGCTCGAACGGCTGGTCGACGCGCTTAGCTCGCGCGGGCGAGGCGAATTCTCGACGAAACCATCGGAGTACCGGATAATCACAGCGGATCGTGGAATTGCGGATGTCGAGGCGCTGTCCGTCGCTGTCGAGCACAACGGATCACCGGCAGTGCAGACAGTGTTGCGCGACGTCACCGCGCGGCGAGCTGCCGAATCTGCGCTGCGCGATCGCGAAGCGCGGCTGCATCTCGTGATGCACCAGATACCCGCTGTTCTGTGGGCCACTGATCGGGATGGCCACTTCACCTCGGCACTGGGCGCCGGTCTCAACGCACTCGGAATCGAACCGGAACATCTCATCGGGATGCATGCGAGCGAGCATTTCGGCAGTGCCGGCGAGACGGTGTCGGGCACCAGCGCAATCTCATCCGCGCTGCGCGGCGACTCGGCGTCGTTCGAGCTCGCGTGGATTGGGCGCAGCTTCGTGTGCAGCGTCGAACCGCTGAGAGCGGCATCGGGCGATATCGAAGGCGCGCTCGGGCTCGCGGTCGACATTACGGAGCGCAAGGTGCTCGAGACACAACTGACCTACCGCGCGTTCCACGATCCCCTCACAGGACTCGCGAACCGCGCCCTTTTCCGCGACCGCGTCATGCACGCGCTCAGTCGCATCGGACGCGGGAAGCACGTAGCGATTCTCTTCCTCGATCTCGACGATTTCAAGACCATAAACGACAGTCTTGGACACGGCGAGGGCGACCGTCTGCTCGCGGCGGTCGGCTCGCGGCTCGTCGGCGCTGTGCGGAGCCACGATACCGTTGCGCGGTTCGGCGGTGACGAGTTCGCGATCCTGCTCGAAGATCTCGTGAGCGCGGAAGAGGCGCTCGATGTCGTTACGCGCGTGGAGGAATCCTTGCGCGCGCCGATAAGCCTGCGTGGCCGCGAGGTGATCGTTACGGCGAGTCTCGGGCTCGCCCACGCATCACCTGGCGACGCCGCGGACGACATACTGCGCAACGCGGACGTCGCCATGTACAACTCGAAGGAAGCAGGCAGTGCGCGCCACACTGTCTTCGAGCCGCGGATGCACGCTGCCATTGTCGATCGTCTGGAGCTGGAGTCGGACCTGCGCGGCGCACTGGAGCGGAACGAGTTGCATCTCATGTTTCAGCCCGTCGTCGCGCTGGAAAGCGGGATGCTTCAGGGATTCGAGGCGCTCGTGCGCTGGTCGCATCGGACACGCGGCGAGCTCGCCCCGAAACAGTTCATTCAGCTCGCGGAAGATACCGGCCTGATCGTGGAGATCGGCCGATGGGTTGTGAAGACCGCGTGCAACGAGCTGAGCCGGTGGCACAGGCTCGCAGCGGATGGGGCGATAGGTCTGCACGAAGAGCTACGCATGGGAATCAACATCTCCGGATTGCAGCTGGAACAGGACAGTTTCGTGAGCGACGTCGCCGCGGCGCTGGAGAGCAGCGGCGCTCCCCCGGACCGGGTCGTGCTCGAGCTGACGGAAGGCACGCTCATGCGTCGCACCAGTGAAACACTCGTGCGATTGCACGCGCTCAAGGCACTGGGCGTTCAACTCGCGATCGACGATTTCGGCACCGGCTATTCGTCGCTGAGCTACCTGCAGCGGTTCCCGATCGACGTGCTGAAGGTCGACAAGACATTCGTCGAGGGAATCGCACGCAGCGGCGGCGACGGGGCGCTCGCGCGCACCATCGTGGCTCTGGGCGAGATGATGAAGGTGCGGACGCTTGCGGAGGGAATCGAGACGCAGGAGCAGTGCGACATTCTGGCTGAGCTTGGTTGCAAGTATGGTCAGGGTTATTTCTTCGCGCATCCGATGCCAGGCAGCGACGTCGCTGGATGGGCCGCTGGCCATGCGTCGCGCTGCGTCAATCGCGGGCGCCGAATGAAGGGCCGCGTCGCGTAG
- a CDS encoding VOC family protein, with amino-acid sequence MTAFFHLAFPVDDLSAARTFYGDVLGCKEGRSDPAWVDFDLFGHQIVAHLQPGAVGDRASSAVDGHGVPIPHFGLVMEMPDWENLASRLKAAGVEFVIEPYVRFAGLPGEQATMFVRDPAGNALEFKAFRDMSQIFAK; translated from the coding sequence GTGACAGCTTTCTTTCATCTTGCATTCCCGGTGGACGACCTCAGTGCGGCGCGCACGTTTTATGGCGACGTGCTTGGCTGCAAGGAGGGGCGCAGCGATCCCGCCTGGGTCGATTTCGACCTGTTCGGTCATCAGATCGTGGCGCACCTTCAGCCCGGTGCGGTAGGCGACCGCGCGTCGAGCGCGGTGGATGGCCACGGAGTGCCCATTCCGCACTTTGGTCTCGTCATGGAGATGCCGGATTGGGAGAATCTCGCGAGCCGATTGAAGGCGGCCGGGGTCGAGTTCGTAATCGAGCCTTACGTTCGCTTTGCCGGCCTTCCCGGCGAGCAGGCGACGATGTTCGTGCGTGACCCGGCGGGCAACGCGCTCGAATTCAAGGCGTTCCGCGACATGTCCCAGATCTTCGCGAAATAA
- a CDS encoding glycosyl hydrolase, with product MSDSVAGLRLRYSLRICAAVLLCTPMLLAGQTSPATQPDSVQFRGMAWRSIGPNRGGRSIAVAGSSSRPLEYYFGATGGGLWKTTDAGQSWRPVTDGQIQSSSVGAVAVSESNPDVVYIGMGETDIRGNIMQGDGIYKSTDGGRKWTHMGLTETQAVAKIRIDPKNPDIVYVAALGHPSAPNPERGVFKSTDGGKTWRKILYRNDRTGAIDLSMDPNHPEVLYAALWEAYRTSWQMSSGGPGSGLFKTTDGGEHWTEITRNAGLPKGIIGRIGVSVSPADANRVYAIVEAADGGVYRSDDAGATWKRTNDERKLRQRAFYYTHITADPKLRDRVYVLNVNFFRSDDAGTHFDTTLAVPHGDNHELWIASIDNQRMIEANDGGGTVSVNGGATWTDQNFPTAQLYHVATSSDFPYHVCGAQQDNTTLCLPSSDWANLRGAASRKLGDWMYQVGGGESGYIAPDPRHPDIFYAGSQGALLSRYDRSNGQFRDVQVYPRFFSGEPSSALPERWQWTFPIVFSPRDSTTIYTSSQHLWKTTDEGQTWQRISPDLTRADPKTLGQSGGPITHDMNGPEIYATIFTIAPSPLDTSVIWTGSDDGMVYVTRDGGRTWTDVTPPTLPKFARISIIDASHHEPGSAYLAAKRYLQDDRAPYIYSTHDWGKTWTKIVTGIRANDYVHAVREDPTRPGLLYAGTEHGFYVSWNDGAQWKPFSLNLPDLQVSDIAVEKNDLVIATHGRSMYVLDNVAPIRHAAEVHGPITLFAPPIATRRVDSATFQYSLAARADTVRIDVLDHDGKLVRSFVGGGEQRHDSAGGRTTASRPDIAVQDTILHPTGCETPRRRGGNALPTGRAGLNTFGWDLRYPGAVSFECLIMWGGSADRGPLALPGQYTVRITAGSATATQPLTVRMDPRLKGITERDLAEQFALSMQIRDRVSAADTAVIRIRQMRSKIADRIARAKAQDVTKAGGETAAKLLAIEEALYQTQNRSGQDPLNFPIRINNRIAALGSSVESGDARPTAASYVVFKELSAELDGILRKLDAVVASDVATFDATVKRHNLPPIV from the coding sequence GTGTCAGACTCTGTTGCCGGACTACGCCTTCGCTATTCGCTGCGCATCTGCGCCGCCGTACTGCTCTGCACACCGATGCTGCTCGCGGGGCAGACGAGCCCCGCAACGCAACCGGATTCCGTTCAGTTCCGCGGCATGGCGTGGCGCTCGATCGGGCCAAATCGCGGCGGACGCTCGATCGCCGTCGCTGGCAGTTCGAGTCGTCCATTGGAGTATTACTTCGGCGCGACTGGTGGCGGATTGTGGAAGACGACCGATGCCGGCCAGAGCTGGAGGCCGGTAACGGATGGTCAAATCCAGTCGAGCTCGGTTGGCGCAGTTGCCGTTTCCGAATCCAATCCCGACGTCGTGTACATCGGGATGGGCGAAACGGATATCCGCGGCAACATCATGCAGGGCGACGGCATCTACAAATCGACCGACGGCGGCCGGAAGTGGACGCACATGGGACTCACCGAGACGCAGGCGGTGGCGAAGATACGCATCGACCCGAAGAACCCTGACATCGTCTACGTAGCGGCGCTCGGCCATCCTTCCGCGCCCAATCCGGAGCGGGGCGTGTTCAAGAGCACGGACGGTGGAAAGACCTGGCGAAAGATTCTGTATCGAAACGACAGAACCGGCGCGATCGACCTGTCGATGGATCCGAACCATCCTGAAGTGTTGTACGCGGCTCTGTGGGAGGCATATCGCACGTCGTGGCAGATGTCGAGCGGCGGACCCGGCAGCGGGCTGTTCAAGACAACCGACGGCGGCGAGCACTGGACCGAGATCACCCGTAATGCGGGATTGCCGAAGGGGATCATTGGGCGAATAGGGGTGAGCGTGTCCCCCGCCGACGCAAACCGTGTTTACGCAATCGTCGAAGCGGCGGATGGCGGCGTGTATCGTTCGGACGATGCTGGCGCGACGTGGAAGCGCACCAACGACGAGCGCAAATTGCGGCAGCGCGCGTTCTACTACACGCACATCACGGCGGACCCCAAGCTTCGCGATCGAGTGTACGTCCTCAACGTCAATTTCTTCAGATCGGATGACGCAGGGACGCACTTCGATACGACGCTCGCTGTACCGCATGGAGACAATCACGAGCTCTGGATTGCATCCATCGACAACCAACGAATGATCGAGGCGAACGACGGCGGTGGTACCGTATCCGTCAATGGCGGCGCAACGTGGACCGACCAGAATTTCCCGACCGCGCAACTCTACCACGTCGCGACTAGCAGTGATTTCCCGTATCACGTCTGTGGCGCACAACAGGACAACACCACCCTCTGCCTTCCCTCCAGCGACTGGGCGAACCTGCGTGGCGCAGCGTCGCGCAAGCTCGGCGACTGGATGTACCAGGTAGGCGGCGGCGAATCAGGTTACATCGCGCCGGATCCCAGGCATCCAGACATTTTCTACGCGGGCAGCCAGGGTGCACTGCTGTCCCGCTACGATCGCTCGAACGGTCAGTTCCGCGACGTGCAGGTGTATCCTCGCTTCTTCTCCGGAGAGCCGTCCAGCGCCTTGCCGGAGCGCTGGCAGTGGACCTTCCCGATCGTATTCTCGCCCAGGGACTCCACAACGATCTACACGTCCTCGCAACATCTGTGGAAGACGACCGACGAGGGTCAGACGTGGCAGCGCATCTCGCCCGATCTCACGCGTGCGGACCCGAAGACTCTCGGGCAATCCGGTGGTCCGATCACGCACGACATGAACGGTCCGGAGATATACGCAACGATCTTCACGATCGCACCGTCACCGCTCGACACGTCGGTCATTTGGACGGGATCGGATGACGGAATGGTGTATGTGACCAGAGACGGCGGTCGAACATGGACCGATGTCACGCCGCCGACGCTTCCCAAATTCGCGCGCATCAGCATTATCGATGCATCACATCACGAGCCCGGCTCGGCGTATCTCGCAGCCAAGCGTTACCTGCAGGACGACCGCGCGCCCTACATCTACAGCACGCACGACTGGGGCAAGACGTGGACGAAGATCGTCACCGGCATTCGCGCCAACGACTACGTGCACGCCGTACGAGAAGACCCGACGCGGCCCGGCCTGCTCTACGCCGGAACCGAACATGGATTCTACGTTTCGTGGAACGACGGTGCGCAGTGGAAACCGTTCTCGCTCAATCTTCCGGATCTGCAGGTATCCGACATCGCGGTGGAGAAGAACGACCTGGTGATCGCGACGCACGGGCGTTCGATGTATGTGCTTGACAACGTTGCGCCAATCCGTCATGCCGCCGAGGTCCACGGCCCGATCACGCTCTTCGCACCGCCGATCGCGACGCGCAGAGTCGATTCCGCCACATTTCAGTATTCGCTTGCGGCGCGCGCGGACACGGTACGCATCGACGTCCTCGACCATGATGGCAAGCTGGTTCGAAGCTTTGTCGGCGGCGGAGAGCAACGTCACGATTCCGCCGGCGGACGCACCACAGCTTCGCGACCGGACATCGCAGTGCAGGACACCATACTCCATCCAACAGGATGCGAAACGCCGCGGCGACGCGGAGGCAACGCACTGCCAACGGGACGCGCAGGGCTGAATACGTTCGGCTGGGATCTTCGCTATCCGGGAGCCGTCTCGTTCGAGTGCCTGATCATGTGGGGCGGCTCCGCCGACCGCGGGCCGCTCGCCCTGCCTGGCCAGTACACGGTACGCATCACTGCGGGCTCCGCGACTGCTACACAACCGCTGACGGTACGGATGGATCCGCGACTCAAGGGTATCACGGAGCGCGATCTCGCAGAGCAGTTCGCGCTCAGCATGCAGATCCGGGATCGCGTTTCTGCAGCCGACACCGCGGTGATTCGCATCAGACAGATGCGCAGCAAGATTGCAGACAGAATTGCGCGTGCGAAAGCGCAGGATGTCACAAAGGCTGGAGGCGAGACGGCCGCAAAACTGCTGGCGATCGAGGAAGCGCTCTACCAGACGCAGAACAGGAGCGGTCAGGATCCGCTCAACTTCCCGATCAGGATCAACAACAGAATCGCGGCGCTTGGATCCAGCGTCGAATCAGGTGATGCGAGACCGACTGCCGCATCGTACGTCGTCTTCAAGGAGCTGTCAGCGGAGCTCGATGGAATCCTGCGGAAGCTCGATGCAGTCGTAGCGTCGGATGTCGCGACGTTCGACGCAACTGTGAAGCGGCATAACCTCCCGCCGATCGTCTAA
- a CDS encoding ketopantoate reductase family protein produces MRIAILGAGGVGGYFGALLARAGHDVVLYARGDNLAAIRAGGITVRDANGSFTVPIGATNAPDELSGSEFTIVAVKSYSLAEVAPVARELALDGSVIVPLLNGVEAADDLQQAGVPRSQLLGGQTNVSAYKAEPGVIQRALWKERIVVGELNGELSERVTRFVEALREADIEAIATTNIIVELWRKFNMLCAMAAACGMARSDVAGIRDTELGHLLIERAVGEIAAVGRARGVAIPASQEADMMHHIDRLPGTMKPSFLLDVERGGPTELDVLSGAVSRFGRETGIPTPVHDTAAAVLARRV; encoded by the coding sequence ATGAGAATAGCAATTCTGGGCGCGGGCGGGGTTGGCGGGTACTTCGGGGCCCTCCTCGCCCGTGCCGGGCACGATGTGGTACTCTACGCGCGCGGCGACAATCTCGCGGCAATTCGCGCCGGCGGAATAACCGTCAGGGACGCGAACGGGAGCTTCACCGTCCCGATCGGCGCGACCAATGCACCGGATGAGCTGAGCGGCTCGGAATTCACGATAGTAGCGGTCAAGAGCTACTCCCTCGCCGAAGTCGCTCCGGTTGCGCGAGAACTCGCGCTCGACGGAAGCGTCATAGTTCCACTTCTGAACGGCGTCGAAGCCGCAGACGATCTCCAGCAGGCGGGAGTTCCGCGCTCCCAACTACTCGGCGGGCAGACCAATGTCAGTGCCTACAAGGCCGAGCCTGGCGTGATTCAGCGAGCCTTGTGGAAGGAGCGCATCGTGGTCGGCGAGCTGAACGGAGAGTTGTCGGAACGAGTGACGCGCTTCGTCGAGGCGCTGCGCGAAGCTGACATCGAGGCGATCGCTACGACGAATATCATCGTCGAGCTGTGGCGCAAGTTCAACATGTTGTGCGCGATGGCCGCGGCATGCGGTATGGCGCGAAGCGATGTTGCCGGCATTCGCGATACCGAGCTCGGGCATCTATTGATAGAGCGTGCGGTCGGTGAGATCGCCGCAGTCGGACGAGCGCGTGGGGTAGCGATTCCCGCGTCACAGGAGGCGGACATGATGCATCACATCGACAGACTTCCGGGGACGATGAAACCGAGCTTCCTGCTGGATGTGGAGCGCGGCGGGCCCACCGAGCTCGATGTGCTGAGCGGCGCGGTGTCGCGCTTCGGCCGCGAAACTGGGATACCAACCCCGGTGCACGACACAGCCGCAGCTGTGCTCGCCCGTCGCGTGTGA